Proteins from a genomic interval of Scophthalmus maximus strain ysfricsl-2021 chromosome 22, ASM2237912v1, whole genome shotgun sequence:
- the zgc:63863 gene encoding TBC1 domain family member 20 isoform X5, producing MKRLTRKKQSAGGFGVSENGSATREPDCGRKQKLAEIHQALISDPVDIETLRRTAASKGGLLTDELRRKVWPKLLNVNVYDLPHKPGRDVRENHKDYNQVLLDVRRSMKRFPKCMPAAERAVLQEQLIDIILEVLKRNPQLHYYQGYHDVAVTLLLVVGERMAIAMLDTLSNYHLRDFMDPTMDSTKHILNYLMPILEQVDVELHDFMIRAEVGTIFALSWLITWYGHVLSQFKHTLRLYDFFLASHPLMPIYLSATIVLHREREVKQTECDMAMVHHLLSRIPQDLPYELLIAQSQELFSQYPPSLLAKRAALQSRKSLSISTFQVFQLSTLHQRPDSVLQRLTKAQGSTTSRHASRHSGLEVALPRDRGQLWGQGNRMVKMAVWGLSATLGAAVFAVAQTALDWGPDVLQQLF from the exons ATGAAAAGGCTCACGAGGAAGAAACAAAGCGCCGGCGGGTTCGGGGTGAGTGAAAATGGATCTGCCACAAGAG AAccggactgtgggaggaaacagaaGTTGGCTGAGATCCATCAGGCGTTGATCAG TGACCCAGTTGACATTGAGACCCTGAGGAGAACAGCAGCCAGTAAAGGTGGACTGCTCACTGACGAACTGAGGAGGAAAGTGTGGCCCAAACTACTGAACGTCAATGTCTATGATCTCCCTCATAAACCTG gtcGAGATGTGAGGGAGAACCACAAGGACTACAACCAGGTGCTCCTGGATGTCAGGAGGTCCATGAAGCGGTTCCCTAAAt GTATGCCAGCCGCAGAGCGAGCCGTGCTCCAGGAGCAGCTGATCGACATCATACTGGAGGTTCTGAAACGCAACCCTCAGCTCCATTACTACCAGGGATACCACGACGTGGCCGTCACCCTGCTGCTGGTTGTCGGGGAGCGGATGGCTATCGCCATGTTGGACACACTCTCTAATTATCACCTCAG GGATTTCATGGATCCTACCATGGACAGcactaaacacattttaaactaCCTGATGCCTATACTGGAACAAGTCGACGTGGAGCTGCATGACTTCATGATCag AGCGGAGGTGGGAACCATCTTTGCACTGTCCTGGCTCATCACCTGGTACGGTCACGTCCTGTCCCAGTTCAAACACACCCTCCGACTATACGACTTCTTCTTGGCTTCACACCCGCTGATGCCCATCTACCTTAGTGCCACG atTGTGttgcacagagagagggaggtgaagcAGACCGAGTGTGACATGGCCATGGTCCACCACCTCCTTTCGCGCATCCCTCAGGACCTCCCGTATGAACTTCTGATTGCTCAGTCCCAGGAACTTTTCAGTCAGTACCCTCCGTCGTTACTGGCCAAGCGGGCAGCCCTGCAATCTCGCAAAAG TCTGTCCATCAGCACCTTCCAAGTGTTTCAGCTCTCCACCCTCCACCAGAGGCCAGACTCTGTTCTCCAACGCCTCACCAAGGCCCAGGGCTCCACCACCTCCAGACATG CCTCTCGACACTCAGGCCTGGAAGTGGCTTTACCCCGGGACCGCGGCCAGCTGTGGGGGCAGGGGAACAGGATGGTGAAGATGGCAGTGTGGGGGCTGTCTGCCACGCTCGGGGCGGCTGTGTTCGCCGTGGCTCAGACGGCCTTGGACTGGGGACCTGATGTGTTGCAACAGCTGTTCTGA